A window of Sorex araneus isolate mSorAra2 chromosome 3, mSorAra2.pri, whole genome shotgun sequence genomic DNA:
GAGCATATGGTCCCTGCGTCCACCCGCAGGCGGGAGCTGAGGCCAGGGCCGCAGGCAGCCCTTCCCTGCCCGCCTCACTCCCAGcggcctcctgccctgcccttctaGAGGGCGATGCTCCCGAGGGCTCTACGGGCCCGTCCTGCTgactcccagggctgggggctcaggccTCCCTCAAGCTCCGGAACGCTCCACTCCAAGGTGGAGACACCGCCCCTCCCAGGCTCCCAGCCACTTCTGCTCAGGGGGGTGTGCGGGAAATGTGCAGTCTGCATTTTCCCCTTGCCGGAGAATGTGACTAACCTCCAGAGGCCCCTTCTGGAGGCCTAGATGTCACCTGCTCAAGTATCTGGaagccccccgcccagcccccggccAGCCCTCTGCCCCACCAAGCCACGTCAAGCTCTGCCGTGCTCACAGGCCTTTAATCTAGAATCTCCTCCTGTCCCGGAACATGACACCCATCGGGATGGAAGGAGGCCTGGCCCGGGAGGCCCTGCCAGCCCCGAGTCTCAGAGGGAGAGGCGGGTCAGGCGGGGACCTGAGCGGGGGTATCCTGGCCCCAGGAGATGAGGGAGTTGCTGGCCTGGGCCAGCTCGGCGATGGACACCCGGCCCCGCTGCCGGATGAAGGTAGCCACAGCTGCCAGCTCCTCTGGGGTGATGTAGATGAACTTGCCCCGGTCGTCAATCACGCCTGTGGGGACACATGGGGGTCGGGGGGAGCGCACGGCTGAGTCTCCCAGggtgctccccacctcccccctcagCCACTCTGAGCCACCCCAGCCTCCGGCCTGCCAGGTCTGCATCTGCTCCCTGTTCGGTAAGTCACATCAGGCTTCCTGGTCGAGCCCGGTCAGCCTGAGTTCCACACAGGCCTCTGAATGTCCCCCCATGGGGGCAcatgccccccctgccccccagggagGTCACCCCGCCTCTGCCGCCGGCCCCTGTGGCCCCCGTGGCGGGCGGCGGCGGTGGTCAAGCCTCGCCTGCTCACCTGTCAGCGTGCCCTCAGCCAGCAGGTCCTGGATGCGGCTGATGGTGTCCTGGGGTGGGGACACACATGGgcgtgtgctcagggctgagacgggagaggccccctcccccccacaccacagcGACCAGCTTCCCCTCTCAGACCCCCCCCAACCCTGAGGACTCGGCCGTGCCCCTGGAGGGCCCGTGAGGCACTCTCTGGCCAGCAGGGGAGGCCAGGGCGGACGGTCTGCTGGACGCCCGTCTGCCCAGGGAACGGGGGCTGGGGTTCTTCCTGCACCCCCCAACCAGGGGAAAGACAGGATtcctggggtgtggagggggcagGACACCCCGTGCTCTCGGAGCTGCGGGACGAGGTACCTGAGTGCGCAGGCCCACGTGGGAAGCCAGGTCTTCTAAGAGCACAACCTTGGACTGCTGTGGAGACAGGAGGGCGGGCCGGGCCTCAGCGagggctgccctgccctgcgcccGGGGCCCTGGACACACCACAAGGCTCCcgctcacatgctcacactcacgaCCTGGCGCCCTCACCCGCGCGGAGGGGGCAGcctgagcccccaccccgccccgcacaGGTGTGGGGAGTAGAGTGAGGGGGTCGCCacacccctgggcctcctgagtgaTGACTGGGAGGCTGAGGGGGACAGACACCCCACGatcctgggctcaggggccccgcGGACAGCAAGATGCAAGCTGAGTGGCAGCCCAGTGCGGGAGGGACTGGACAGACatgggacacagagacacacagccaCTCTGCACAGCCTCAACAGTGAGGAGCAGCTTCACAGCTGCCTGCCGGGGCCCCGGTCGGGGCATCCCCACCACTCCGACACCCTCCGCGGCACTGAGACCGTGAAACAACGCGGCTGACACCCTCGGGGCCCTCCCCATGCGCTCCCCACCCCTCAGGAGGGGCTGCTCACCTGGCAGGTGCCCCCACCCTTGCGGGAGCCTCCCACCCacctgagctgggggaggggcggctgggCCCCACCCCAGCTGCAGAGGGCACGGGGCCGGAATGCCAAAGCAGGTGGCAGCGGGGACGAGAGGGTGGGCAGGTGCCAAGAGACCTGGGCTGCTGCTCCCACAGTGAACATGGGGTCCCCTGGGGAAAGTTCCGGAAGACCCGGCCAGCTGGGCTGCAGGTGCCATCAGCGGATTTGGGACCCCCATGAGCCGGCGCTGTCCCCTCCTCACATCGGCCACACGGCTGCAGACGTGCCCCTCTGGTCCAGAAAGCCGGCCGgctggggcagacagaggaggtgcTAGGGCCCCGCCCTGCTGCCCCGAGAGCTCCACGCAGGGACAGACCCGCAGGAGGGGGCCCTCCTGGTGTCTGGGGAGGGGGCCCTCACCCCACTCCCTCGGGGAGGGGGATTACGCAAGCCCCGGCTCCTTGGCACCCCCGAGGACCACCCCCAGCGCCGCCCCCGCTCCCTCTGtactccttccctctgcctcacTCCAAGCCTCTCCCCACCGCCTCCCTGCAAGTGGGAGAAGTTGCTTAGCAGCAGAGCCGAGCAGGACGAGCTTATGCAACCTGGAGCCGCAGCCGGGCGGCCCGCACGGCGCTGCACACAGACGGGGCCGcacctgcctccccgccccggcccggctccggcaccccccggcccccgcagACCCGGGTGCCCAGGCAGGAACACGTGGAGGAGGCCGCGTGTCTGACGGTGCCGGCAGCACACGTGTGTGACAGGGCTCGCAGACTCACACACGGAGCAGCGCTGAGCTGTCACTCTCCAGGGtggtgggctgggagggggccgCCGGCAGCAACTGCTGTGCCTCCCACAGGACTGTCGGGGTCCTCCCCTACCCCTTACCCCCGCCCCAGGGGACACGCCCaggatactctctctctcttacaacCCCCCGCATGCACACTCCCAGGCTCCAAGCTGCTCACCTTGATGTAACCGATGAACTCCGTCAGGAAGCTGTGTGACTGGAAGAGAAGCAAGGTGAGGGGTCACACCTCTGCCCCCCACGGGGAGGGCTGCTGGGCCTGCCACCCCTCCCCGTGCCCCGCCTGGGAGCCGGGGAAGGCTGGGAGGGCCTCTGGGGCCAGGGCCCACCTCTTCGTCCGTCATGGTCTCacccacaccctcctcctccaccacgaAGGCCTCCTTCAGCTTCAGGTACTCCTCGTGCTCCCGCTGGGCCTGCTCCTCGCGGGCCTTCCTCTCCGCCTCCTCCTGCAGGCACACAGGTTGCGGCAGGGTCAGGAGTGTGGGGCCAGTCCCCGCGCCCAGCAACAGGGGGCGCtcggcccagcccccagcccagccaggcccTGCTTGCCCGGCACCCCGAGCCCCACCCTGCTCGGGTCCCCCCTCCCGGAGAGCCAGTCCGGCTCGCTGCTCAGTCTGGCTCCAGGAGTGAGCAGTgacgcccctctgccccccgcccaggGCTCAGCCTGTCCTGCTGCGCCCTTCCCAGGCTGCCGGCCACACCTGGGGCCTCACAGGCCTCTGCTCGCCAGCACCCGTCACGGCGTCACCCCTGCCCGGGCCTCTCCTCCCCAACAGGCAGCTGGCTGTGGGACACGTCCCCCACGCAGTCTCGGGGACCCCTCAAGCTAGGCAGGGCCCCAGGGGAGTACTGGCACCCACACATCTGGCTCCTCCACAGTCACACACCCAGCGGGCTGCGCTCGGGAACACGGGCAGGGGGCTCAGAGGGAGCTGGGCAGGCGCCAGGCCCCTGGTCCCATCCCCGGCGCACCCCACACGCTGCGTGGGGTCCCGGCGCCACAGCACAGGCTGCCGTTCAGGCACACCACCACCAGGCGCGAGCCCggaacaaagtgtgtgtgtgtgcatgtgtggggaggtgtgggggcctGTCTTCACAAGGATggcaaaaggggaggggagaaacgAGGTCCCATCTAACACTTCTTTCTTTAACTTCCGGAAAATGTTCTCAGTTGAGCCATGTGGcgccatcacctccaccacctaGTGCAAACTCCCAACCCAGCCCACTTCCCAGATCCCGGAGAGCTCTTCTCCAAgcacaggctggggctgggaaggAACCCCCGGGATGAGCACAGAGCATCCGGCTGTGCCAGAAACGGAAGGaaagaaagtggggctggagggagagcacagctgggaaagcctggccttgcatgtggcttgtcCCCCGCACACACGTGGcctcctgggccctgcctggCGTGACGGTGACGCCgaggcagagccgggagtcaggccTGCGGACCACACCCCCCCCCTTCCTCCTAAGGACAGTACTGGGGAAACACAGCAACGTGGCGATGTCCAAGACGTACAGGGACCGACTACACCAGCCTCCGAGAAACAGCGTCGAGACAAGGTGACAGAAAGACCCAGCAGCACGCTGGGTTATAAAACAAGGCACAAGGTGAGTATCTGCAGGTCCCCGTGGGTACCGATGCTGGGGTGTGTCACTGGGGAAGGATGAAGCTCCTGCACAGACTCTCTCCCGAGGGGAGGGTGACCCTGCTGTGCAGCCACGTCTCTGGGACCTGTGTGCAGAGATGAGCGGGGAGGCGAGGAAGAAGGTCCCTGTGGCCAAGGAGCTATCTGGTTCTGAGGAGGGCACTTCCCTGGCGCTCTTGCTCGCAGGAGCCCAGGTAGCCAGGGAGAGAGCACTGCCTGAGGGACAGGCTGTGAAGCCCGTGTCCCCAACAcctcttggggctcccaggctGCCAGGCGCACAGAGACTCAGACACAACCCAGAGGCGCTGACGGAGGCATGACACGAGCTCCCCGCCACGAGCTGCCCCCGGGTGGGACCCCGAGGAGATGCCGACAGGGGAAAGTGAGGCCACAGGGGAGACTCTTCCCTGGGGACTTTCAAGGAGAACCAGGCAGGACTCACGCTCACAACGACGGaccggagagacaggacagcgggtcaggtatttgccttgcacgcagcccacctgggttctacccccagcatcccccaccggtcccccaaacacggccaagagtcattcctgagtgcaggggtaacctctgagcactacccagtgtgccccccacccccaaaaaggagAATGCACTCTAGCGCCCCCTTgtggctgccccccgcccccgccacagtGCCCACAGCTAGACTTGATCCTGTATCACAGACCGCTCAGAGGCCGAGAGGGTCCTCACAGAGCTGGGGTGCCCTGGCCCTCACCCCTGCAATGTGACATGCCCATCTCAGACACCTGATTCTCTGCAGGAGGAGACAACCAGGAAGCAAACACTGACCACTCTGACCTCAGGGTCCCCGGCACCCACACACGGCTCCACACAGCATGATCTCCTCACCGTCCCAGCCTGTAGGCCCCCAGGACCAGGGCCCTCCtgctctcccccaacccctcGCCTGTCCTTCTCACATACCCTGGCCACCTTGAtgtggttttgggatcacatgcACAAAAGTCCccatcagggggccggagcgaaattacagtggttaaggcaccttgctttgcatgcggccgacctggattcaatctccagcatcccatacagtcccccaagcaccacaagcagcgattcctgagcacagagccaggagtaagccttgagcatcgtggcccaaaaaccaaaaaaaacaaaaaacaaaaaacaaaaacccaccaaaCCCCAAAAGACACCAATCCAAAAATAGAAGCCcccatctcagggctgggagcttGTTCAAAGGGCCGAGCACAGACGCTGCACATGGGAGGCCCAGATGGGAGCCCTGGCACcggacagtcccctgagcactgctggccacaAAGAGCTGAAAGGAGGCCCCCGCTGCAGGCACCCCTGGAAGTGGCCCTGCCAAACAAAGCAAAGGGGTGGAGGATGGAGTGAAGAGAGACGGTTCAAGGTCGCCTGCAGGGGGACGGGCGCTAGAGGGCAAGGAGCTGGAGTTCTATCTGAGGAAAATCAAGGCCgggaaaagcaaacaaatccTCTGCTTGTGCAATAAGGGTCTTaattgttcttaaaaaaaaaaaaaaaagaaaacacaaaggtttgcatgcaggagccctgggtttgatcccgggtacCACACAGGCCCAAGAACACTAGGGGGAGtgccccccaacaacaacaaaaacacctgCCTTTCAATAATTTGatacgtgggggctggagcaataacacagcgggtagggcgtttgccttgcacgcggccgacccgggttcgattcccagcatcccatatggtcccctgagcacggccaggggttactgagtgcagagccaggagtaacccctgtgcatcgccgggtgtgacccaaaaaaaaaagcaaaaaaaaaaaaaaattgatacgTGGCCTGTCACTGTAATCAGAGGTGTTGGGAGCAGTTTGGAAGAGGCCGGAAGCCAGGCGCGAGAGTCCTCCCTACCTTCTGCTCCCCCTCCAGGCGCGAGAGTCCTCCCTACCTTCTGCTCCCCCTCCAGGAGAGTCCTCCCTACCTTCAGCTCCCCCTCCAGGCGAGAGTCCTCCCTACCTTCTGCTCCCCCTCCAGGAGCGAGAGTCCTCCCTACCTTCTGCTCCCCCTCCAGGCTCGAGAGTCCTCCCTAcctctgctccccctccaggCGCGAGAGTCCTCCCTACCTTCTGCTCCCCCTCCAGGAGCGAGAGTCCTCCCTACCTTCTGCTCCCCCTCCAGGCGAGAGTCCTCCCTACCTTCTGCTCCCCCTccaggtgagagtcctccctacctctgctccccctccaggTGCAAGAGTCCTCCCtaccttctgctcctcctccaggCGAGAGTCCTCCCTACCTTCTGCTCCCCCTccaggtgagagtcctccctacctctgctccccctccaggTGCAAGAGTCCTCCCTAcctctgctccccctccaggTGCAAGAGTCCTCCCtaccttctgctcctcctccaggCGAGAGTCCTCCCTACCTTCTGCTCCCCCTCCAGGCGCGAGAGTCCTCCCTACCTTCTGCTCCCCCTCCAGGCGAGAGTCCTCTCTAcctctgctccccctccaggAGCGAGAGAGTCCTCCCTAcctctgctccccctccaggCGAGAGTCCTCTCTAcctctgctccccctccaggCGCAAGAGTCCTCCCTATCTCTGCTCCCCCTCCAGGAGAGAGTCCTCCCTACCTTCTGCTCCCCCTCCAGGCGCGAGAGTCCTCCCTACCTTCTGCTCCCCCTCCAGGCGCGAGAGTCCTCCCtaccttctgctcctcctccaggCGGAGccgctcctcctccttcttccactCTGCTTCTCGCTGCAATTCCAGCCGCTTCCGCTCCTCCCGCTCGGCTTCCTCTGCCTGGAGAGAGGCCTTCACTGGGGGCACATCACTGCCCCCGGAGCAAGCGTGACCCTCCCCAAGAGGCCAAGGCGGGCAATGCCTGTGCCAGGCCCACAGGCCACACTGCAGGGGGAcagaggcaggcagacagacagcagCCCGAGGTCAGCGCAGGGGGGGCTGCTCAGCCGACTGCTACGCCCTCGGCTTGCCTCACGCTGTGCTTTGCGCGCTTGCTTCTCTTCTAGCTTTCGCAGTTTCTTGGCTCCAATTTTCCCTGACGTGTGAATTTCCACAGGCTTCTCAACGTCTTCTTCCTCCTGGGCTACAATGGCACAAGAAAGGCacttgaggggctagagagaaggtacagtgcgtagggcatctgccgtgcaggcggccaacgtaggttcaatctctggcggCCCAGATGGTCTCtgacccccgccaggagtgattcctgggtgcagagccaagagtaacctcttaacctctgagcaccaccaggtatgcgccccacccccatcacacacacacacacacacacacacacacacacacacacacacacacacacacgatggtcCCTGacaccctgccagcagtgattcctggatgcagagccaggagtaacctcttaacctctgagcaccaccaggtatgtaccccacttccatctctctctctcatacacacacacacacccaacaaaCCAGACACATCaggccccccccaacacacacaccccaccccaccccgacccaACAACAAACCAGACACATCAGGTCCCAGCCAGAGGGCAGTCGAGGATGGAGCCTCTTGGGGGAGGCAGGATCGCTCTCCTTCCACCTACCTTTGAATGTCTTAAGCCCAGGTCTGTCACGAAAGCAGAAATTACTACCAGGAGTGGGGTGTGTTTGGGACCCCAACTGTCGCAtaagccttaccaggagtgattcctgagcactgctggtgtgacccaaacccaaaaccaaaataagggtCTGGGATCAGAACTCCGGCTCCCAAGGGGGCTGGGGCTACTGTACAggtaggcaaggcacttgcctttcatgcagcctatATGGCTCCCGAgtcccgccaggactgattcctgagtgcagagccaggagtaagccctgagcattgccgggtgtggcccccaaacaacagcaaatagCGCTGTGGCTTCCTGACCCACAGACTAGGTGACCAGGTCCTCGGTTTCCCTGACTATTTTTCCGAAGGGTGGGTTCCTCTCACCTGGGACGCCAGCTTCCTCCTCGTTCTCATCTGCATCCAGCCAGCCTGCCCTCTGGGCTCGACGCTGGGCCTGCAGGCGGCTGCCCAGGTCCCTCCGACGCCGGGGCCTGCCCCCAGCTCTCTGCTCCTCTGGTTCCAGGGTTCGAGGCTGGGCCCCACGGCCTGCTGCTGCAGGCTCCGCTTCATGGTGCTGTGGTTCCTGGACGGCTGTAGGGGAGGCAGGCAACTGCATACTAGGTGGCACCCTCACGGACCCAAGGCCCGGGAACAGCCACCTGGAAGCTTCTCCATCCGCTCCCGCTTCCGGCTGCACTTAGCCCAATGCCCCGATGGCTCCACACCTCAGCACGAGGCGGCAACAACACCCCGCACCCATACTCCTGCCTTGCTAACTTTCTCATGCAGACCCGCTGTCCCGCCGGCCAGTCAAAAGACAGCCACTGGCCTGGCTGATACCGCAAAGTCCCCCCTGAACGCCGCCCGCAGGACGCACAGATAGCCCCTGCCCTGTGACCCGCGCGCTCCCGGCCTCCAGAAGTACCCGCTTTGCCTCGGCTTCTCTTCCCTGCCCCTGGGGCATGCCCGTGCTCTGCCCAGGCACAGGGAGGCATCTGTACTGCCCAGGGAGGGCAGAGACACGCTATGCAAACCTCCGACACCCAGGGGGTACTCAGGGGAAGTGGGGTGGGCGTGTGGGTGCCACGGGTGTGCATCTGATAGGGGGCCTTGCTGGCAATATGCCTGGCCTTGGGGCCAGGAGGCCGAACAGAGCGCAGGAGCGCGTTCCCTGCGTTGCAGGGAGTTCCTGGAGTGCCTTAAACTGGCTGCAGCTGGTGGGTATGCAGGAAAGGTGCCCCTTTCGGGCCACCCGCCCTGGCTCCGGGGGTCCCTGCAACGGGTGCCGAGAAGCAGAGCGTCAATAAGGATGCCTGAGTCCGAGCCAGGCCCTGGCCTTTCAGAGCTGGACTGCCAGGAGGAAAGGAATGGATAAGCCCACCCTCCTTTGGGgggtggataggtgggtgggtgagaaCACTGAGGGTCCCGCGGCCGCGTCTCCCcgcacgccccgcccccgcgcatGCGCAGTGCTTCACCGCGAGCCTGCGGGCCCGCGCATGCGCAGGTAGCCGCGGCGCCTCGGCCTACGAAGGCCCAGGCCGGACAAGGCTGCCCCTGGGCGCCGGCGCGCTGCCCTCTCCTACctgccgccccccggccccggctgCGAGTCAGGAAGAAAATAACGGCGACAAGCAGACCCGCCGCTACCAAGTACACCACGGGAGCCACCATGACGACTACTTCCCGGCGGAACCGGGGCGTCAGCCCTTACGGTCCCGgatcccaggccccgcccaccgccccgAGGTCCCGCCCACCACCTGAGGCTCCACCCACCCACAAGGCTCCTCCCATCACAAGGAGCCCCGCCCCGTCCTCTCTCTTTTAAGGGCTTTGGGGTGATTGTTTTGGgggtatgtttttttcttttttccccccacattaAAATCAGtttgtgggggtgctggggatgtaaCTCAGTGCTACA
This region includes:
- the DDRGK1 gene encoding DDRGK domain-containing protein 1 — its product is MVAPVVYLVAAGLLVAVIFFLTRSRGRGAAAVQEPQHHEAEPAAAGRGAQPRTLEPEEQRAGGRPRRRRDLGSRLQAQRRAQRAGWLDADENEEEAGVPAQEEEDVEKPVEIHTSGKIGAKKLRKLEEKQARKAQREAEEAEREERKRLELQREAEWKKEEERLRLEEEQKEEAERKAREEQAQREHEEYLKLKEAFVVEEEGVGETMTDEESHSFLTEFIGYIKQSKVVLLEDLASHVGLRTQDTISRIQDLLAEGTLTGVIDDRGKFIYITPEELAAVATFIRQRGRVSIAELAQASNSLISWGQDTPAQVPA